The Streptomyces sp. SS1-1 genome has a segment encoding these proteins:
- a CDS encoding tRNA (adenine-N1)-methyltransferase, which translates to MSEPTGAARRRGPFKVGDQVQLTDPKGRHYTFTLEEGKNFHTHKGSFPHDELIGAPEGSVVRTTGNVAYLALRPLLPDYVLSMPRGAAVVYPKDAGQILAFADIFPGARVVEAGVGSGSLSSFLLRAIGDHGMLHSYERREDFADIARQNVERYFGGPHPAWQLTVGDLQDNLSDTDVDRVILDMLAPWECLEAVSKALVPGGIVCCYVATTTQLARTVESIREIGCFNEPTAWETMIRNWHIEGLAVRPDHRMIGHTGFLLTARRLADGVEPPMRRRRPAKGAYGEDYEGPNADRGAGR; encoded by the coding sequence ATGTCCGAACCGACCGGTGCCGCCCGCAGGCGCGGGCCCTTCAAGGTCGGGGACCAGGTTCAGCTGACCGACCCCAAGGGCCGCCACTACACGTTCACGCTCGAAGAGGGAAAGAACTTCCACACCCACAAGGGTTCCTTCCCCCACGACGAGCTGATCGGCGCTCCCGAGGGCAGCGTTGTCCGCACCACCGGTAACGTCGCCTACCTCGCGCTGCGCCCCCTGCTCCCCGACTACGTCCTGTCCATGCCCCGCGGGGCGGCCGTCGTCTACCCGAAGGACGCGGGGCAGATCCTCGCCTTCGCCGACATCTTCCCCGGCGCCCGCGTCGTCGAGGCCGGCGTCGGCTCCGGCTCGCTCAGCAGCTTCCTCCTGCGCGCCATCGGCGACCACGGCATGCTGCACTCCTACGAGCGCCGCGAGGACTTCGCCGACATCGCCCGGCAGAACGTCGAACGCTACTTCGGCGGCCCCCACCCCGCCTGGCAGCTCACCGTCGGCGACCTCCAGGACAACCTCAGCGACACCGACGTCGACCGCGTCATCCTCGACATGCTCGCCCCCTGGGAATGCCTCGAAGCCGTCTCCAAGGCACTCGTCCCCGGCGGCATCGTCTGCTGCTACGTCGCCACCACCACCCAGCTCGCCCGGACCGTCGAGTCCATCCGCGAGATCGGCTGCTTCAACGAGCCGACCGCCTGGGAGACGATGATCCGCAACTGGCACATCGAGGGCCTCGCCGTCCGCCCCGACCACCGCATGATCGGGCACACCGGCTTCCTCCTCACCGCCCGCCGCCTCGCCGACGGCGTCGAGCCGCCCATGCGCCGCCGCCGCCCCGCCAAGGGCGCCTACGGCGAGGACTACGAAGGCCCCAACGCCGACCGAGGCGCCGGCCGCTGA
- a CDS encoding site-2 protease family protein yields the protein MDESGGSGKPRSGTDEPTEHRTDRPAPDPERPDAPTGPDDPQDRQDRQNRPDPRDGDGTDDPHTARPPHEPRPQHDDRAFAHSTDGGTGTGPGTKPRPPRRPRDPRGGLLMGRPFGVPVYVAPSWFLVAALITWVFGGQLDRVLPELGAARYLVSLFFAVAFYASVLVHELAHTVAALRFDLPVRRIQLQFFGGVSEIEKEAETPGREFVLAFVGPLLSLVLSGVFYGALRLVEPGTVPGVLLAGLMISNLIVAVFNLLPGLPLDGGRMLRAVVWKITGKPMSGTIAAAWVGRALAVSVLIGLPWLTQSGALGSEAVDNVGMDTVMDALLAAILAAIIWTGAGNSLRMARLREHLPELRARALTRRAVPVEPDTPLSEALRRANAAGARALVVVDTDGTPLSLVREAAIVGVPEHRRPWVAVSGLAQDITEGMRVSAELSGEELLDALRATPATEYLVVEETGEIYGVLSAADVERAFVKAMARPS from the coding sequence GTGGACGAGAGCGGCGGGAGCGGGAAGCCGCGCTCCGGGACCGACGAGCCGACCGAGCACCGCACGGATCGGCCGGCCCCCGACCCCGAACGGCCCGACGCACCCACCGGCCCCGACGACCCACAGGACCGGCAGGACCGGCAGAACAGGCCGGACCCGAGGGACGGGGACGGAACAGACGACCCCCACACCGCCCGGCCACCGCACGAGCCCCGCCCCCAGCACGACGACCGCGCCTTCGCCCACTCCACCGACGGCGGCACCGGCACCGGCCCCGGCACCAAGCCCCGCCCGCCCCGGCGCCCCCGCGACCCCCGGGGCGGCCTCCTCATGGGCCGCCCCTTCGGCGTGCCCGTCTACGTCGCCCCCAGCTGGTTCCTCGTCGCCGCCCTCATCACCTGGGTCTTCGGCGGCCAGCTCGACCGCGTCCTGCCCGAACTCGGCGCCGCCCGCTACCTCGTCTCCCTCTTCTTCGCCGTCGCCTTCTACGCCTCCGTCCTCGTCCACGAACTCGCCCACACCGTCGCCGCCCTCCGCTTCGACCTGCCCGTACGCCGCATCCAGCTCCAGTTCTTCGGCGGCGTCTCCGAGATCGAGAAGGAAGCCGAGACACCCGGCCGCGAATTCGTCCTCGCCTTCGTCGGCCCCCTGCTCTCCCTCGTCCTCTCCGGCGTCTTCTACGGCGCACTCCGCCTCGTCGAACCCGGCACCGTCCCCGGCGTCCTCCTCGCCGGCCTGATGATCTCCAACCTCATCGTCGCCGTGTTCAACCTGCTCCCCGGCCTCCCCCTCGACGGCGGCCGCATGCTCCGCGCCGTCGTCTGGAAGATCACCGGAAAGCCCATGAGCGGCACCATCGCCGCCGCCTGGGTCGGCCGCGCCCTCGCCGTCTCCGTCCTCATCGGCCTGCCCTGGCTCACCCAGTCCGGCGCCCTCGGCTCCGAAGCCGTCGACAACGTCGGCATGGACACCGTCATGGACGCCCTGCTCGCCGCCATCCTCGCCGCGATCATCTGGACCGGAGCCGGCAACAGCCTGCGCATGGCCCGCCTGCGCGAACACCTCCCCGAACTGCGCGCCCGCGCCCTCACCCGCCGCGCCGTCCCCGTCGAACCCGACACCCCCCTCTCCGAAGCCCTCCGCCGCGCCAACGCCGCCGGAGCCCGCGCCCTCGTCGTCGTCGACACCGACGGCACCCCCCTCTCCCTCGTCCGCGAAGCCGCCATCGTCGGCGTCCCCGAACACCGCCGCCCCTGGGTCGCCGTCAGCGGCCTCGCCCAGGACATCACCGAAGGCATGCGCGTCTCCGCCGAACTCTCCGGCGAGGAACTCCTCGACGCCCTGCGCGCGACCCCCGCCACCGAGTACCTCGTCGTCGAGGAGACCGGCGAGATCTACGGCGTCCTGTCCGCCGCCGACGTGGAACGCGCCTTCGTCAAGGCCATGGCCCGCCCCAGCTGA
- a CDS encoding RecB family exonuclease, with protein sequence METSTEGAAADGAGEVTRTTAPSGDEYPAGAAVHAGSVETGGAVPVEGAGAARVVRAPSSLSPSRASDFMQCPLLYRFRVIDRLPEKPSAAATKGTLVHAVLERLFDAPAAERTAPRAKSLIPGQWDRLRESRPEVVELFADDPEGERLAAWMAEAEQLVERWFGLEDPTRLEPAERELFVEAELESGLRLRGIIDRVDVAPTGEVRIVDYKTGKAPRPEYAEGALFQMKFYALVVWRLKGVVPRRLQLVYLGSGDVLTYDPVVADLERVERKLLALWEAIRQATETGDWQPRPTKLCGWCDHREHCPEFGGTPPPYPLAPVSGAVGSGVDTQGRMGPD encoded by the coding sequence ATGGAGACGAGCACGGAGGGCGCCGCGGCGGACGGCGCCGGCGAGGTCACGCGGACGACGGCGCCGTCGGGGGACGAGTACCCCGCGGGGGCGGCGGTTCATGCGGGGTCCGTGGAGACGGGTGGGGCGGTGCCGGTGGAGGGTGCCGGGGCGGCGCGGGTGGTGCGGGCTCCTTCGTCGCTGTCTCCGTCGCGGGCCAGTGACTTCATGCAGTGCCCGTTGCTGTACCGGTTCCGGGTGATCGACCGGCTGCCGGAGAAGCCGAGTGCGGCGGCGACGAAGGGGACGCTGGTGCACGCGGTGCTGGAGCGTCTCTTCGACGCGCCGGCGGCGGAGCGGACGGCGCCGCGGGCGAAGTCGCTGATCCCGGGGCAGTGGGACCGGTTGCGGGAGAGCCGGCCGGAGGTCGTGGAGCTGTTCGCGGACGATCCGGAGGGTGAGCGGCTCGCGGCCTGGATGGCCGAGGCGGAGCAGTTGGTGGAGCGCTGGTTCGGGCTGGAGGATCCGACGCGGCTGGAGCCGGCCGAGCGGGAGCTGTTCGTGGAGGCGGAGCTGGAGTCGGGGCTGCGGCTGCGCGGGATCATCGACCGGGTCGATGTGGCGCCCACGGGTGAGGTGCGGATCGTCGACTACAAGACGGGCAAGGCGCCCCGCCCGGAGTACGCGGAGGGCGCGCTGTTCCAGATGAAGTTCTACGCGCTGGTGGTGTGGCGGCTGAAGGGTGTGGTGCCGCGCCGGCTGCAGCTGGTGTACCTGGGCAGTGGCGATGTGCTGACGTACGACCCGGTGGTGGCGGACCTGGAGCGGGTGGAGCGCAAGCTGCTGGCGCTGTGGGAGGCGATCCGGCAGGCGACGGAGACGGGTGACTGGCAGCCGCGGCCGACGAAGCTGTGCGGCTGGTGCGATCACCGGGAGCACTGCCCGGAGTTCGGGGGCACTCCCCCGCCGTATCCGCTGGCGCCGGTGTCCGGGGCGGTCGGGTCCGGGGTGGACACGCAGGGCAGAATGGGGCCGGACTAG
- a CDS encoding response regulator, which produces MAIRVLLVDDQPLLRTGFRMILEAEQDLAVVGEAGDGLQALDQVRALQPDVVLMDIRMPRMDGVEATRQITGPGRDGPAKVLVLTTFDLDEYVVEALRAGASGFLLKDAPAHELVQAIRVVAAGEAMLAPSITRRLLDKYATHLPSGDEPVPDTLHTLTDREVEVLKLVARGLSNAEIAADLFVSETTVKTHVGHVLTKLGLRDRVQAAVYAYESGLVRPGAQ; this is translated from the coding sequence GTGGCCATCCGCGTCCTACTGGTCGACGACCAGCCCCTGCTGCGCACCGGGTTCCGGATGATTCTGGAGGCCGAGCAGGACCTCGCGGTCGTGGGCGAGGCCGGTGACGGTCTGCAGGCCCTCGATCAGGTGCGGGCCCTGCAGCCCGATGTGGTCCTGATGGACATCCGTATGCCCCGGATGGACGGGGTGGAGGCGACGCGGCAGATCACGGGGCCCGGGCGGGACGGTCCGGCGAAGGTGCTGGTGCTGACCACGTTCGATCTGGACGAGTACGTGGTGGAGGCGCTGCGGGCGGGGGCCAGTGGCTTTCTGTTGAAGGACGCGCCCGCGCATGAGCTGGTCCAGGCGATCCGGGTGGTCGCGGCGGGTGAGGCGATGCTCGCGCCGAGCATCACGCGCCGGCTGCTGGACAAGTACGCCACGCATCTGCCGTCGGGGGACGAGCCGGTGCCGGACACCCTGCACACGCTGACCGACCGTGAGGTCGAGGTGCTGAAGCTGGTGGCGCGCGGGTTGTCGAACGCGGAGATCGCGGCGGACCTGTTCGTCAGCGAGACCACGGTGAAGACGCATGTGGGGCATGTGCTGACGAAGCTGGGGCTGCGGGACCGGGTGCAGGCGGCGGTGTACGCGTACGAGAGCGGGCTGGTGCGTCCGGGCGCCCAGTAG